In the genome of Leptotrichia trevisanii DSM 22070, the window GTGTAGTAATGAAAAAATTATTAGTTTTTGTAATAATTCTAGCTAATTTAGTTTTTGGAGTGCAGGGATTTTCACGAATGGATTCTAAGGAATTTGAAAAAATAATGGAGAAAGTGTCGAAAGAATATGATAGAGGTAATAATCAGAAGGCATTGTCAATGTTAAAAGAAAATATACGAAAAAATCCGTCTGATATTACACTAAAAGTCATGTTGGGAATATTGTATGATGATATGGGCAGAAAGAATGAGAGTGAAAAAGAGTTAAATGAAGCGATAGAGATGCAGAAGAAATATCCTTTTATAGCAGATGATGGGGGAAAATACGATATAAGGCTGATGATTGGAACAATTTATATGTTTGCAGAAAAATATGAAAAAGCATTAAAATGGATAAAGGAAGTTGATGATAAAAATTTTGAAAAATTAAATGTTGTAGATTATTTGACGGGACGGCTAAATTATGAATTAGGAAATGTGGAAGAAGCAAAAAAAATTTTGTTAAAATCATATGTTAAAGATGAAGATGGTTCATCAGAACAAATATTAGGACAAATTTATTATGATGAAGGAAATCAGAAGGAAGCGATGAAATGGTTTTTGGCAGCTGATAAAAAAAATAATTTTAATGCACAGGCAAGTTTAGGATTTGTTTATTTTGAGTTAGGTGACAAGGTAAAAGCGTTACAATGGCTGAGAAAAGCGTTAGGAGAAGCAAAAAAAGCAAAAGAGGAAGAGCAAGTTAAGGAAATACAGAATATTATTAAAGAAGTCGAAAGCAGTAACTAATTTTACGACTTTTTATAAAAAAAATAAAATAATTTAGAAATTTTGTAAAATAATAAAAAAAGATTTTAGATTAAAAGTGTTGAATAGAAAAATAGAAAGAAGGGATATTATGAAAAAATATTTGACTTTATTGTTAGTAATTGCAAATTTAGGATTAGGGGTTCAAGGTTTTTCGGCGATGACAAAAGAGGAAAAAACAAAGTTGGAAAAGCAGATAGATGATGCTTATGAAAAGGAGGATGAAAAAAAATTAATATCTTTAATTACAAAATATGTGAATGAATTTCCAAATAATGCTGATTACTTGAATAAATTGGGAGTTTTATATAGTAATAAAGATAACTATGCAGAAGCTGAAAAGCTATATTTAAGAGCCATAGATAATGGAAATTATCTTGCAATTTCAAATTTGGCGTATAATTATTTTGAAAAGGAAGAATATGACAAAGCGATAAAATATTACAAGGAATATCAGAAGATAGCAAATAGAAATGAAGATTATTTTTGGATTGCAGCTTCGTATGAAGGGTTAGGAGATTATAAAAGTGCGAAAGAATGGTTTTTGAAAGTAACAAAATTTGAAAAAGATGGTTCTTCGGAAAATAGATTAGGGTCAATTTTTGATAACGAAGGGAATCAGAAGGAAGCGATGAAGTGGTATTTGGTCTCTATTCAAAAAGGTAATTTGTGGGCATATGATAATTTGGCAGTTTTATACATTCAACTGAAAGATTATGAGAATGCCGAAAAATTAGTGAAAAGAGGACTGGAGTTAGCTAAAAAGGAAAATAATGCAGATGCAAAAAAAGATTTAGAGGAAACACTTGAGATAATTAGGAAAGAAAAATAGGATTTATTTGATTTTATCAAATTAATTGAAATTTTATTTCTATTTTTTAATAGGTTTAGTAATAAAAAATAATAGTTTTATTATAATCGTTAAATAAAAATTAACGAAAATATTTTAGAAAAAATTTTTATTCAAAAAAAAATAACAAAAAGAAAATAAAATTTAACAAAAAAGAAGATTTAAAATCTAACTAGTATGTACAAATTCAAACTTGTATGAATTTTATGAATTGAACTTACAAGGTGAAAACTCATTGTATAACTTTATTTAATAATTAAATAATTAAAAAAACTTAGGTATTTTTAAAATATTTTTAAAAACTTTTTTGTATTAAATAAAGGTCTATAAAAATTGACTATAACACCTGTTTTTTAATTATGTTTAAATAAAATAAAAATGGATTGTTTGATGGAAAATATTGGATTGATTGAGTTTATATGTTAAAAAATAAATTAATTTAAATTTTATGTTTAACAAATTTAAATGATAAGATTCAAAGAGAATTTATCAAAGATGAGAAATTTGTGCAAACTTGACAAAAAAAATTAGGCATGATACTATATAAAAAACAAAAATGCTTATCAAAAAATTGTTATTAACAAAAAAACAAAATATGGAGGTAATTTTAAAATGAAAAAAATATTACTGTTAATAGGAGCATTAGCAATTAGTGCAAATACATTCTGTGCCGCTTCAATTGTCGGTG includes:
- a CDS encoding tetratricopeptide repeat protein, which gives rise to MKKYLTLLLVIANLGLGVQGFSAMTKEEKTKLEKQIDDAYEKEDEKKLISLITKYVNEFPNNADYLNKLGVLYSNKDNYAEAEKLYLRAIDNGNYLAISNLAYNYFEKEEYDKAIKYYKEYQKIANRNEDYFWIAASYEGLGDYKSAKEWFLKVTKFEKDGSSENRLGSIFDNEGNQKEAMKWYLVSIQKGNLWAYDNLAVLYIQLKDYENAEKLVKRGLELAKKENNADAKKDLEETLEIIRKEK
- a CDS encoding tetratricopeptide repeat protein → MKKLLVFVIILANLVFGVQGFSRMDSKEFEKIMEKVSKEYDRGNNQKALSMLKENIRKNPSDITLKVMLGILYDDMGRKNESEKELNEAIEMQKKYPFIADDGGKYDIRLMIGTIYMFAEKYEKALKWIKEVDDKNFEKLNVVDYLTGRLNYELGNVEEAKKILLKSYVKDEDGSSEQILGQIYYDEGNQKEAMKWFLAADKKNNFNAQASLGFVYFELGDKVKALQWLRKALGEAKKAKEEEQVKEIQNIIKEVESSN